From the Synchiropus splendidus isolate RoL2022-P1 chromosome 3, RoL_Sspl_1.0, whole genome shotgun sequence genome, the window ACACTATCAAGCAGAACGGTAGGAAGTCCGTTTCCGCTTTAATGTTTCAAAGTAAAAGTTGCGTTCCTGCTGACTTGCCGTATATTAAGTGCGTCACAAGGATTAAAGTGTGCAGTAGTGCTCATACGTGGGCGTGACATCAAAGCCCCAGTGACAGGTGACGCGTTAATATCCCTAACAGCTTCAATAAAATCAACGAGAGTGCAACTTGAAAATTATACAAGCGTTATAAAACGCTCGTGGATGTGGCGGCGAGTGTTCTATTTTTTCTGAGCAGTCTATTTCCGGAGTTCCGTCGTAGCACGAGTGACTGCGCGAACACATTTATAAACTTATCCTTTAAATTGTAACTTTAAAACATCTGCttgtttttactttctttattGGTTCGTTTGCAACATTTTATTTCCAAGTCACGTGCGTATGGTACATACAAAACTAATGTTTCGTATATTACTgcatttataatatttaatttatGTTGCGGTGCGTCGTGTCTCCAAGCGTACTTCTGAGGTATGGAAACATGTATTTGCATGTATGACAATATGCAATACTATTCATATCATGTCGTAAGTCAATCCAAAACGTATTAATAGCCTCGTAGCAATTAAAACAATGCAATACAGTCTGCGCTAGACAGTACTGAACTGACAATTGAGTTGTCATCTGAGCCTATATTTGTCCTGGAACCAATATTAGCCTCGAGTTAAACCATTTAAAATTGATAAACGGTGAATGTTTGTAATTAACTATGCACCAAACGCAACCTACAGTCGCTTGAAACGAGTTCTTCCAGAACCCAGATCCGTGTGAGCGCTTTGTTCGACTTCTGGAGAGCTTCGATCTTCCACAGAGAGGTTATGCAACAAGTGATCAAAGACACGAGGAGCGTGTTTCCTTGCAAAAAAAGGACATACAATGGATGATTTGAGACAGGAAGCAGCCCTTCTGCAGTGGGAATAAGACACCCTCTTTAATGCGGCACATTTTATCCGCCGCTGAACAACTTCTTCACTCACAATAGCTACACTTTGGTGGTCACTTTTGCGACTTACTCTTTCATTCTTTGTTTATTGAGCCCCTATTGGAAAGATGGGGTGGGcagtctctgcactgcagagcaaaatacaaaacataaagAAAACGTGATGTATAACAGATTGTGGACAACGTGCACCACTGAGGGTcctaaataagaaaaaaaaagcaaaatatacAGCCAGGCTCAACTAAAAAGGCTGCAGATCTGCCTCTTGTAGACAGTAGAGCTTGGTCTAATTCAGAAAATCCTACTGATCAAGCTTGGTTCAAATTAACCCACGTTGTATCTGCTGTAACCCAAACCAAGTTATTTAGTCTTTGCTAATGTATATAACCAAAGATAGGGACTAGTTACTGGCTGTATTTTGGTTGGTAAATTATTTTTGGAAACTGTTGATCAACTCATGCCATTGACTTCCAGCACTTGTCTGACGAGCAAACTCaagttttatgttttatgtacTTTTGCATCCAAAAGACCATAAAAGCCAATTTCCAAACACCAGGCTCTCCATGAGCCAAATCCTCCCCTCCAGTCCTGGTCCCACTTAGTTAAAAACCATGGAAGCACTGATGAAATTAAATGAGTTTAATTCCAACAAAGCAAGCTAATCATTCAGACAGGTGACATATTTTAAATGGTCGTTTCTAAGGTAGAAGTGAGACACGTTTGTCCTGCAgaagcaacacaaacactgtaAACGGTTAACAGAGCAGATAGACGCATTCACAAGGTCAAGCGGCTCAGTTTCCATTCCCATCTATGAGACACATGCAGTGTGAGAAATAATAATCTACATCCCTGGGAATTCCCTGAAACTTGACATGAGGTTTTTCTAACCAAGATCGTATTACAAAAATATGTATATCcactcagaaaaaaacaaaacaaaacaaactaaaaaggGCAGGATGAACCAATAGAAGCATGGAACTGCACTTTAAAACAAGATCAAGATTTAATGTAACCAATTTAACATTCAATCAAGCCCAAAGCTCAGCAGTAAAATTGTATTCGAGCGATATTGTTAAACCAGAAATCGAATCAACTTGAACAGCGGACTGACTCACCCTCCGTGTGAACAGACAAACTACTAAGAAGATTAATTTAAACTTCATAAAGAGAGCAGTCATTCATCCtccaacatcaataaaaaataaagcactGGTTATATTTGTGAGCAGACACGGACGCTCGCTGTACATCAGTCTGTTGGATATGGTGAATGACTAGGTGCAGTGTGACTCCCTCGCCATTAATTCTGGGGGGGAGGCGGCGGGGGCGCAGGGGGCATACCAAATGGCGGCATGCCAGGGACCCCCATTCCCATCATTGTGACAAAGTTGGAAGGGTCCATGGGCGGAGGGGGTGGTGGCTGAGCATACATCATGCTCGCTGAGCCAGGAGGGGGAGGtggcggaggaggaggggcacCAGGGGGCAATGGTGGCTGGACTCCAGGCGGGGGTGGCACCATGGATGGAGTGCCCATGGGTGGAGGGGGCTGTGCTGCAGAGGCAGCAGgctgctgtggctgctgccATGGAGGCAGGCTGCTGGTGCCAGACGTGGTGGTGGTCGTGCCTGGAAAGTACATTGAAGCgttaaaacacaaacatgtgacagAGTTCCAGCAGGGCTGCCTGTTGCCACACGAAACACTTTGTGTTGACACATTATTGAAACAATTACATCTTTGACCTATTTGGGACTCATCCAAGATCTACGGTAATTTGCAGGCAaaaagctgctactttttcttTAACGCAGTCTCAGCTTCAGCATGGAGCTGGAGGGTAGAGTACAGAAAACAAGAGTAGAAAGTGGCAGGAATATACACAGGTGAAAACTTTAAAGACAAGTGCAGTTCTTAAATTGAACAGcccagaaattacggtacatTCTGGCTggcaaaaatatctttttttccccagagcAAGTGACAACAAGAGAGATTTATTGAAATAGGTCAGACACTAATGCttaatttttttaaagtacCAGGATGTTGAGGCACTTCTTAATTCAGCTTGTATGCACTcactctgttgccatggcagagGTGTACTAGTTGCCATACTGCTGGTAGGAGGTGGCGGAGGAGCCTGTTGTTGCCATGGTGGAAGGGGTCCTGAAGGGGGTGGAGGTGGCTGATTGTTCGGAGGCGGTGGTGGCGGGGGCATCATGCCCATTGGAGGAGGTAGAATACCTGCAAAAACATCGTCATGATTAGCTTGTTTAAGGTACAGTGAAGAATTTTTTCATTCACATGCACTTACCCATTGGGTGTCCATGAGGGCCGGGGCCCTGGCCcatgggaggaggaggcggctgcATCCATGGAGGAGGCATACTGTTGGGATTCGGGGGCATCGGCGGTCCACCCATGCCAGCCATTGGAGGAGGGAAACTGTGTGGTCCTCCAGGCATAGCATGATAGCCCCTGTTATCAGTGGGTCCTGAGCTCATCCAGGGAGGACGGCTCTGAAGTATACAGGAAAGCATTGAATCATCTACCGTCACACAATGAGGTAACTAAATAGAAAGTGCGTACCGGTGACGGCTGGTTACCACCAGGGGCAGAGGACCGAGGGCCACCACCTTGGCCACCTGAGTGTCCCCCACCAGAGGAGGGGACAGGGGCCTCTCCCAGCTCGGCCATGAGGGACAGATACTCCTTATCCATGCGAGCTTTGTCCTGGGCTGACTGTGGGGGTTCAGCAGTACCAGGGGGCCTGTGAGTGGAGAAGGAGCTACAGAAAGCAGCGAGGGAATTGGGTTAAATGGAAGACGAAAACAGGAGAACAAAACAGTCCAAGACTCTTAATTCAGTTATGAGTTCATGGTTACCTGGTGTACTTGCAGTCAGAGGAGATATGACCCGCTCCTCCGCACTTGGTACAGAGCGTAGTATTAGTGATGCTGCGTGGCTCCGAGTTCTGCCAAGGACGAAGGATCCTGATGACAGACATTTCGTGAATTTGTGAAACTCAATCTTCATCAGTTACAGTCATGAATTAAACATTTCTAAAAATCATTAGTTAATAATTGACTGACCTGTTGTCATCTTCCCTCAGGGTACCATTCAGCCTGGCCAGTTCTCTCAGTTGCATCTTCCGCAAGTCATTTTGATCCTCAGGAGTCTCAATACCTTGCTTCAGGATATTACGAATCTGCTCCACTGCTTTTTTCACATTCTCCATGGTGTTCGCAGTGACAAGTGCATGCAGGGGTTCGTCTTCTCCAGGCAGCATCTGTCCATCCTTCCGACCAACCTTCCCCTCTTTGACAGATCCTTTTCCACGAATCATGATTTTTGCACAACATTCCTTCTCAATGTTCTTCAGAGTGTTACCActgttaaaaaacacaaaaacaaaatacaagtcCGAACCTACAAGAAGCTGATTGAAGAGAGTCATGCTGCAGAGGTCTTACCGAGGTCCAATGAGGAGTCCAACAAAGTTGATTTCTGGGTACTCATCCTGAGGAATCATGACTTTGTCATTAACTCTGGTGGCTGGAGGTCTGAAAACGGTAACACCAAATTGGTTACAGGTGAGAAATAATGCACTTCTGATCAAAAAGACTATCTGGAATTGGTGCTAAAAAGGTCTAAAGACAGCTCGGATCTACAAGaattttcaaacacaaatacgAAACCTGGGTCGGGGAAAACGCACAGCACAATTTACGAGTGGTACAATCTTAATAGCAGGATTCTTTGGCTTAGAGTCATTAAGTAACGTGGATTCAGTGCTGTCCATCACTCCAAGATTAAGAGGAATTGCCCATGTATCATTTACGCTTCGTTGACACGGGTCGCGTTCAATGCACTTAAAGGAGGGTTTCCACAACACCCACGTGAATCTGTcccatgctgtgtgtgtgtgtgtgtgtgtgtgtgtgtgtgtgtgtgtgtgtgtgtgtgtgtgtgtatgtggtgtTGTTACTaagagaaaaatgtttcttGATTAAATTAAGCTCTCTCAATGATCACAACACACAAgtgcagcaaaacaaataaGAATTTTGTCCCTGCAAAAGCAAACGCGCAcctgaaataaaatgacatacTTGTAATCAGCGGGAGGCTTGAAGTCAGGGTTGAGGCCAACCATTTCAGTGATGAGGGAGTGACGCTCTTCCTCAATCTTCTTACGAGTCCGATACTCACGTGTGTTCAACCTCTTGCCCTCACTGTTGTAGATGGGTTCTGGTGAGGGGGACCTGAAAATAAAGCAACATAAAAGAGATGGAGAAAGCCATCAGCACGTTTTCAGAGGTGGGGTGTTATTTTGAACAGCCACATTTTCCTGTTACAGCTAACCAAGCTTGAACAACCTTCAACTGTCCGGACTTCAGAGTAGCCATgctatgattttatttttttttttaccaaggaAGAAAGTTAACTATTTAGAGGCCATCTTTACCGATGACCAATTATGGTGCAATctcaaaaaaaaatgagattgtCACACAAGGAGCTCTGTGATGGTATGACCCAGTTTCATATACGTTGGGTTACCAGTATACCAATAGTAGACCTAAAAAATAACCTAATGGATCTTGGCGAGGAATAATTGAACGGCCAGAGTTTTAACCTGCAGACAGGATTGTTGGCCTACAAGAAAAGAAAGTGGACCTAAGAAAAAGGAAACCAAACAAGATTCCCAATCTTATGCAGAGTTGCTTGATGGTGGCATGGTGGTAGAGGTCCGTACCTCCCCATGGATGACGAGAACCTGTGCCGCTGTGTTAAGGAGGCTCTGCGCTTAAAAAAGGGGTTAGCTTGACGGGGGTAATTTGGGTTAGAGAAAAGGAGTTAAGATTAGATATCAACCTTTTCTTAAGCTCTTTTATCAGAGAGCCACATTTGTGTCCTGTGTGATGAGAAGACCCCCAAAAAAATCTTCCAACGACGACAACCTGAAACACGCTCATGTCGGTAATTTCCCACTTGTTAGGGGGATGGCTGATAGTAGAGTTGCTGTGGAAATGTCTGATGAGGACCAGAAAGTCATGACCATGTACCAGCAACAGCCAGGttagctgaaacaagcaacttCCTGTGGGAACACATCTTAGGGCGCGATGAAAATTTTAAGAACACAAGGATGACGTCATCTAAACTATGAGACTCCATAGACGTTGAATTGGTATGGCTGCTCAATAGATTTGGTACAGGATATTTAATAGTGTATTAATAATGAAAGCCACCTTAACTTAAATGCACAGAAATAATCCTGTGAAATAAATAAGCGCACACAGCTAatccacaaaaacacatttctgtcaGATATCAACCATTAGTGCACCCACTTCTCCATGTATTTGCACTGTTAAGGAGCACAGCTGTCATAATGCtacaaaagagaagtgattcAGACAAAGATGAAGGAAgaatatgaatgtttttcttAGCTAGTTATTCTCTGTGGGCTCAATTGgttaataatggaaaaaaaccTAAGCTGAAGAGCGAGAATATCAACCTGCTGCTAAAGCTTGCCACCAGTTGGCAgctaaaatgtatatatacattatacattatattAACTTAATTCCATTTCCTCCGGCAAAAACAACTCTGCCCTTTATTGGTGGACACCTTTGACCTTTCCCGCACTTAGGTGAACGATCCAGTGATCATATCATTGATTCCCTTCATCATTTGGGCCACACTTCCAAACAACTAAATAAATGTACCTGTCCAAACATTTAATTGAGCGCCTCCATTTACTAAAAACTGATACTAAACTGATTTTTGGTCTAAATGGAATTCACCCTCcaatcattttcaaatgatgaaaattgatcCAACCCTGTCCAAAGAAGAAGTTATGAACCACTCGTCGATTGATTCTTTTAGTGATATGCAGGCACAACAGTTTGAGCAACAAAAACGCTATCTGGTAAAATCTTGGTGGGGAACAGAAATCCGAAATAAAATGCATCTTTTGTCTGGGATGAGGGACTAATGTTGAATGTCCTTTTGTGGTGCTAGTGCTTTAAATCTCTGCTTTCACAAGAAAAAATATGTAATCATTTTAGTTTTACCTTGTAGTACATTGTAGTGCTATATAACATCTACTGTACTGGATGTGTGTTTAATCTACTTTACAATACACGGCCTAATTTTTTACTTCATCAAGTACATAATAATGAATCTTTGTGGACAAAAACCCTTCACTGTCATGGCCGCTACAAACGATTGAAATAGTACAACTTCATAAGCTAGTGTCAGTTAAGGGCTACGTTACTGACATTCACATTTATGGCTGCAACTTAAAAAGCACATCTGAAACAATGAACATGTTTACCTATTACTGTGCTGGGAGTCAACCTTGTGTACCATGGTCTGATATTTACAGGTGTGTCAAGCTGACATGGAAAAAGAATCAAATATTTTTGTACTGAAGGTTTTAAACATCAAAGGAGCctgttaaaaaaataaccaTGACAACAGCTTCCACTGTCAGTTAAGGAATGAACATGACACTAGTTAGTTGTAACTTTCACATGCGGAGTCGAGGTAACTATAACgtttatgactttatttttttttaacacaaaggTCTTTCCAAAGAAAGGTC encodes:
- the sf1 gene encoding splicing factor 1 yields the protein MATGANATPLGKLHPSIGAKRSFESGPGAGNGLIPTPGPPSSFSAMPGFQPAMPSGPFPQGHQYNAVPGFSAPQQPSMSGIVKSDFGQKKQRKKSRWSSETPDQKTIIPGMPTVIPAGLTRDQERAYIVQLQIEDLTRKLRTGDLGIPVNPEDRSPSPEPIYNSEGKRLNTREYRTRKKIEEERHSLITEMVGLNPDFKPPADYKPPATRVNDKVMIPQDEYPEINFVGLLIGPRGNTLKNIEKECCAKIMIRGKGSVKEGKVGRKDGQMLPGEDEPLHALVTANTMENVKKAVEQIRNILKQGIETPEDQNDLRKMQLRELARLNGTLREDDNRILRPWQNSEPRSITNTTLCTKCGGAGHISSDCKYTSSFSTHRPPGTAEPPQSAQDKARMDKEYLSLMAELGEAPVPSSGGGHSGGQGGGPRSSAPGGNQPSPSRPPWMSSGPTDNRGYHAMPGGPHSFPPPMAGMGGPPMPPNPNSMPPPWMQPPPPPMGQGPGPHGHPMGILPPPMGMMPPPPPPPNNQPPPPPSGPLPPWQQQAPPPPPTSSMATSTPLPWQQSTTTTTSGTSSLPPWQQPQQPAASAAQPPPPMGTPSMVPPPPGVQPPLPPGAPPPPPPPPPGSASMMYAQPPPPPPMDPSNFVTMMGMGVPGMPPFGMPPAPPPPPPQN